The genomic region TCTGAAGCGGCAGCACTACAATACTTAGCACCATACGCTGGTTGTACTATGGGTGAATACTTCCGTGACCGCGGTGAAGATGCCCTAATCGTATACGATGATTTGTCTAAGCAAGCTGTTGCTTACCGTCAAATCTCACTACTACTTCGTCGTCCTCCAGGACGTGAAGCATTCCCAGGTGACGTATTCTACCTTCACTCACGTCTACTAGAGCGTGCTGCTCGTGTAAACGAAGAGTATGTAGAGAAGTTCACTAATGGTGAAGTTAAAGGTAAGACTGGTTCACTAACTGCTCTACCTATCATTGAAACACAAGCTGGTGACGTATCTGCGTTCGTTCCTACAAACGTAATCTCAATCACCGATGGTCAGATCTTCCTTGAGTCTAACCTATTCAACGCTGGTATCCGTCCTGCTGTAAACGCAGGTATCTCGGTATCTCGTGTTGGTGGTGCAGCTCAAACTAAGATCATCAAGAAGCTTGGTGGTGGTATTCGTCTAGCACTTGCTCAATACGCAGAACTAGCTGCGTTCGCTCAGTTCGCATCAGATCTTGATGACGCAACTCGTGCACAACTTGAGCACGGTCAGCGCGTTACCGAACTAATGAAGCAAAAGCAATACAGCCCGCTTTCTGTGGCTGAAACTGCTGTTTCATTGTTCGCAGCGGAAAAAGGCTATTTAACTGACATCGAAATCAACAAGATTGGCGATTTCGAAGCAGCGCTACTTAGCTACGCGAATAACGAACACGCTGAGCTTATGACTACCATCAACGAAACTGGCAACTACGATAAAGATATCGAAGCAGGTTTAAACAAGTTACTTGAAACTTTCAAGTCAACTCAAACCTGGTAATTAACAGTTTTCGGAGACAATAGTCATGGCCGTCGGTAAAGAAATTAAAGACAAGATTGGAAGTGTAAAAAATACACAGAAAATCACCAGCGCAATGGAAATGGTTGCTGCATCGAAAATGCGTCGTGCGCAAGATCAGATGTCGTCAACTCGTCCATACGCTGAGAAAATCAGAAACGTGATCGGTCATATTGCATGCGGTCAGCTTGAATACCGCCATCCTTATTTGGAAGAGCGTCAAGCGAAGCGTGTAGGCTATATCGTAATTTCTACCGACCGTGGTCTTTGTGGTGGCTTAAACGTTAACTTGTTCAAACAGGTCTTAAAAGACTCAGCCAAATGGCAAGAACAAGGCGCTGAAGTAGAGTTTGCATTAATAGGTTCTAAAGCCTCAGCATTCTTTTCAAGCTTCGGCGCGAACGTAACCGCACAAAAATCCGGTTTAGGCGACAATCCTTCAGTTACTGATTTAATCGGTTCTGTTAAGGTGATGTTAGACGCCTATGATAAAGGTGAAATCGACCGTTTGTTCGTTGTGTACAATAAGTTTGAAAACACAATGAGCCAAAAGCCGACAATCGATCAATTGTTACCTTTGCCTAAGTCTGATGAAGACGAAATTGCTCACCGTTGGGACTACATCTACGAGCCAGATGCGCAAGCATTGCTTGACCAATTATTGGTTCGTTACGTTGAGTCTCAAGTATACCAAGGCGTGGTTGAAAACCTAGCGTCTGAACAAGCTGCTCGTATGGTTGCGATGAAAGCCGCAACTGACAACGCAGGCAGCCTAATTGATGACCTTCAATTGGTATACAACAAAGCGCGTCAAGCGGCGATCACTCAAGAGCTGGGTGAAATCGTAGCTGGTGCAGCAGCGGTATAGGCAGAGTTTAATTAATAGTTTAGAGGAATAAACATGAGTGCAGGTAAAATCGTGTCAGTAATTGGCGCAGTTGTGGACGTAGAGTTTCCACAAAATGCTGTACCTCAGGTATATGACGCATTGAACATCACTGAAGGTGACCTAGCTGGCCGCGTACTTGAAGTACAGCAGCAATTAGGCGGTGGCGTAGTACGTACTATCGCTATGGGTTCATCTGACGGTTTGCGTCGTGGTCTGAATGTAGAAAATACCGGTAACCCAATCCAAGTACCAGTTGGTACTGCGACTCTTGGTCGTATCATGGACGTATTGGGTAACCCAATCGATGAAGCTGGTGATATCCCAACTGAAGAGCGTTGGACTATTCACCGTGAAGCTCCATCTTATGAAGATCAATCAAACAGCAACGAACTACTAGAGACTGGTATCAAGGTTATCGACCTTGTATGTCCATTCGCTAAAGGTGGTAAAGTTGGTCTATTCGGTGGTGCCGGTGTTGGTAAAACCGTAAACATGATGGAACTTATCCGTAACATCGCAATCGAGCACAGCGGTTTCTCTGTATTCGCTGGTGTTGGTGAGCGTACTCGTGAAGGTAACGATTTCTATCATGAAATGAGCGAATCTAACGTACTTGATAAAGTAGCGCTAGTATACGGTCAGATGAATGAGCCACCGGGTAACCGTCTTCGTGTTGCGATGACTGGTCTAACTATGGCTGAGAAATTCCGTGACGAAGGTCGTGACGTTCTATTCTTCGTAGATAACATCTACCGTTACACCCTAGCGGGTACTGAGGTATCGGCACTTCTAGGTCGTATGCCATCAGCGGTAGGTTACCAGCCAACTCTTGCAGAAGAGATGGGTGTACTACAAGAGCGTATTACGTCAACTAAGACTGGTTCAATCACTTCAATCCAAGCGGTATACGTACCTGCGGATGACTTGACTGACCCTTCTCCAGCGACAACCTTCGCTCACTTAGATGCAACTGTTGTACTTTCTCGTGACATCGCTGCGCAAGGTATCTACCCTGCAATCGATCCACTAGATTCTACTTCTCGTCAGCTTGACCCACTAGTTGTTGGTAACGAGCACTACGACGTAGCACGTGGCGTACAGTCTACTCTACAACGTTACAAAGAACTTAAAGATATCATCGCTATCCTAGGTATGGACGAGCTTTCTGAAGAAGATAAGCAAACTGTTGCCCGTGCCCGTAAGATTGAGCGTTTCTTATCTCAACCGTTCTTCGTTGCTGAAGTATTCACTGGTTCACCAGGTAAGTACGTATCGCTTAAAGATACTATTTCAGGCTTCAAGGGCATCCTAGCGGGTGAACACGATGACCTACCAGAACAAGCGTTCTACATGGTTGGTTCGATCGAAGAAGCTATCGAAAAAGCGAAGAGCATGTAATTCGGCCTAAAGTTAGGTTCAGGAGACGAATATGGCAGCCATGACCACACATTTGGATGTAGTAAGTGCAGAAGAGAGCTTATTCTCTGGTCGCGTTGAATCATTGCAAATTACGGGTAGTGAAGGTGAGCTAGGTATTATGCCTGGTCACGCACCTTTGTTAACTACACTTAAACCAGGTATGGCGCGTATTGTTAAACAGCATGGCGAAGAAGAGGTAATTTACCTTTCAGGCGGCATGCTGGAAGTTCAACCGGGTTCAGTTACCGTATTGGCAGACGTTGCCGTACGCGGTGGTGAGCTGGATGAACAAGCTGCTTTAGAAGCCAAGCAACGTGCAGAAGAGCACATTGCCAACGCATCAGCTGATGTTGATTATGCAGAAGTTGCTGCAGAGCTAGCCAGAGCGGTAGCGCAATTACGTGTTATCCAGGAAGCAAACAAGTACAGAAAGTAAGCGATTACTTCTTGTTAAAAAGGCGCCATTAGGCGCCTTTTTTGTATCTATTGTTTTTTAAATGGATAAATGTTATCGTCGAAAAATGCGCTGTCATTGCGGCTAAGGTCGCAACCTAGCTGAGTAATAGAGTGTATCTAAAGTCACCCCACCATTTATACCAATCAACTAAATACATCGCATCTAATTCACATTTATTTTACACTTCGGGCAGTAATATAAGAAACGTGTTTATCAATCTTATTTAAACTGCTTATGAAATTTATCAAAATTAGTGTATCCATTATTGTATTACTCGCATTTGCTGTTTTTCTCTTGGCCTATTCATTTAGGCTTGGCATTGGCACACCGAATGATACTTATCAGGCGCAACCCGTTTACTCGCCAAATGGTGCCATTGCAACGAGTCAGCCATTGGCAAGTCAGGCCGGTATGCGTGTACTACAGAATGGTGGAAATGCAGTGGATGCTGCCGTTGCAGCTGCCGCGGTACTTAGTGTGGTTGAACCTTATATGACCGGCATTGGTGGAGACATGTTCGCCATACTTTGGTCTGAAGCAGATCAAAAGCTCATCGGTATTAATGGTAGCGGTTATGCTGGCTCGTTGATGAATAAGGAAGTTTTCGGTGACAGGAGTAAAGTCGATGATGAAGGCGCGTTATCAATCACATTACCCGGTGCACTTGGCGGCTGGGCAAAATTACTTGAGGAACATGGCACTATTACACTGTCAGAAGCGCTGCAACCTGCGATTGAACTCGCAGCTAATGGCTTTCCCATATCCGAAATAACAGCCAAAGAATGGGACATGTTTACCGGTAAGCTTGCGTATGATGAGGGGGCCCGAAAAACGTTTCTCATCGATAATGAAAGAGCTCCCATGCCTGGAGAGTGGTTCGTCAATCAAGATTATGCCAGTACACTGAAGTTAATAGCTGATCAAGGTATCGGCGTTTTATATGGTGGATCTTTAGGTAATAAGATAGCGGTACGAATACAAGAGTTGGGCGGTTTCATTACCGAGGATGATTTTGCCAACTATCAAGCTCAATGGATTGAACCAGTATCGGTGGAGTATCAAGGTTATCGTGTGTGGGAATTGCCTCCTAATGGTCAAGGCATTGCGGCATTGGAGATGTTAAAACTCCTTGAACCATATGACCTTAAAGCTATGGGGCACAATTCGGTTGATTATTTACACCACCTTATTGAAGCTAAAAAATTAGCTTACGCTAATCTTGAATATTACGTTGGCGACCCTGAGTTTATGCAAGTTACGCCTGAAAAACTTCTCTCTGACGAAGTCATAGAGAAACGGCGATTGCTTATTAATAGCGAGCAAGCCAGTGCGAGAGTCAACCCAGATAAGTCTTTAACAACCACAGAGACAACGTATATTAGTGTGACCGATAACCAGGGTAATATGGTGTCCTTTATCAATAGCTTAGCCGGCTCATTTGGTTCAGGTGTCGTTGTGCCTGGAACGGGCTTTGCCCTGCAAAATCGAGCGGTTGGTTTATCAATGAAACCCAATCGAGCAAATACTGTAGCTCCCGGCAGACGACCATTCCATACCATCATACCGGGATTCGTTACAAAAATAGGTACCGATGGTAAAGATACTCCTTGGCTAAGTTTTGGCATCGTTGGTGGAGCACAACAACCGCAAGCACATGTACAATTGCTACTTAATTTAATGCTGTTTGATATGAACCTGCAAGAAGCTATTGATGCTCCTCGATTTAGGCATTGGCAAGACAATCAAGTTAGCTTTGAATCTTCGATATCTGAAGATGTTGTCGACGGTTTGAGAAGCATGGGACACGCTCCACAAAACCCATTTATGGCGACAGCACAAAGCGTTTTTCTTGGCAATAATCGCGGTCTTATTTTTGGTGGAGGACAAGCGGTGATGAAATTAGATAAAGGATATATGGCAGCTTCGGATTCAAGAAGAGATAGAGCAGCAGCTGGGTATTAAACTCTTCTCTACAATTAAAAGTCTATTCGCCGCGATGGCTACCCTGAGGTGTGAAATAAAAAAGGCCAGTGCCTACTGGCGCTGACCTTTTTAAGTTAGTACATCTAAGCCACTATAAACTTAATGCTTTTCTCGCATTTCATGTCGTTGATGACCACGCGGCTTTTCTTGCCTGTGGTGCTGACGATGGTTAATCGCCTTGGCTTCACGCTTAACTTCGTGGCGCTTCACCTCATGGCGTTTTACTTCGTGACGTTTAATTTCACGGCGCTCTAGTTGTTTATGACGTTGAGGCTCGTGTTTACGCTCATGTACCTTGTGCTGTGGGCGTTTATGTTCACTCACTTTATGGTCGTTTACTTTATGATGCACTGGTTTTCGGTCACCTAAGCTAGGCTTACTGCCATGCTGTACTTTCACTGGTTGTGGGCGCTTAACCTCATGATGCACTTTATGCTTATTAAGCGCTTGTTCACGACGTAAGCGGCGATCATGGTGCTTATGCTGCCAACGGTGGCTATTGCTAACCGCTATTGGTTTACGTTGTCCACCTACGCTAATGTGCTCTTGGCGTCTGTCATAGTGACCATGGCTATACGACCTTTTGTGGCGAATATAATGGTGCTTATGACGATTGTAGTAGCGCTTATAGTAATGACGATGATGATCGTGATGATGCACTACCACATGGCCAAAGCGCCATTGCACACCAAATATAAACCAACCGTCGCTAATGGTAATCGCTGGCGACCAATGAAATGGCGAATGGTGGTGTCCGTGGTGGCGGTGGTGCGCATAATGCCAGTAAACAGGCGGAAACGCTGACCATGCCCAGTGTCCGTAGACTCTGCGGCTGTCATAATACGGCACGTACACGACTTCTTTTTGCACTGGCTGAATAATAATGGTTTGCTGATCTTGGCTTACCGTCATGTTGTCGATATTATTCAGCGTACCGGCATCCCAAGCTTTTTGACGTAGGCTTTGTACCGATGCCATCACTTGGTCTTCGTCAGTTAAGAACGCATCTCCCAGTTGCTCGGTCCAGCGTAGCTCACTGCTCATTTTATTCAGCACATCTTTAAATGGCAGTAACGCAATGATACTAGGGTCCCATTGCATCTCGTTGCCTTTGTCTATTAGCTGTTGCTTAGACAAGTGTTGATTGTTACTGACATAACGTTCAGCTTGCACCACCTCTAGAGGATAAGTACTGGCAACCAAAATATGCGTTAGTAGCGCATCTGGATATAGCGCAATAGGCGCCAGCATTTGTTCAAGCTCTGCTTGAGAGTATTGCTGTTGGCTCGCGGATACTGTCGCGTTATTTGCTTCACTGGCCTGAACACTAACTGTTGTTAGCGCTAAGCTTGCGGCAATCAATGCCAAACGGGCAATACCACGATGTCTTTGTTTGTTCATAACCACTCCTAATGGTTTTTCACGATTGCTTGCTAGTGTACAAAAGCCAAGCTGAACGGAATCTGAACATAGTATTTTTATTTTATGGATATAATTGATTAGCTCGTTAGTTATGTAGGCTGTTATCTACGGAGCAACCTAAGTAGTTACATAACTTGCTATCTATATAGCTAGCTTCTTGAATAAAAAGCGTTTTTTGTATTGGCAAAATGATATTGTTTAAGATGTTCTTTAGTTTAGCTATTGAAGTTGAATAGAAAACTTGGCACCGCCAAGCTCTGAACTTCGTGCTATATCTATGCTACCACCGTAACTTGTCACTAAATCTCTAACAATAGCCAAGCCGATGCCATGGCCTGCTTGATAAGTATCGGCTCTAACACCACGTTGTAATATCGCTTGTTGTTGAGCCTCGTCTATACCTGGGCCATCGTCTTCAATGACGACAAAAGAGTGAGCTTCATGTTCAGTCAAGGTAATTAAAACTTGCTTGTTTGCGGCTTTGCAGGCGTTATCAAGGATATTACCGATGATTTCCATTAAATCACGCTCGTCGCCTTTGAACGTGGCGTTATTGTCGAGTCGTAATGTGATATCAAGCTGCTTATCAAAATAGATTTTGCTCATGGTGTTAGCAAGCTTTTCAATGGTTTGAGCAATATTAATGCCCACATGCCAAGCTATATCACCGCCACTTTGCGCCCGCTTTAATTGGTGCTCAATAATGCCTGACATAGCTTGTAATTGCTGTTTACCGCTATCGTCTAACTGGCGTTGGTTGTTTAAAACGGCCAATGGCGTTTTTAAACTGTGGGCCAGATCACTTAATGCATTGGCAAAGCGTTGTTGCTGATGATGTAAGCTGTTAATTAAGCTATTTAATTGGTCGGCTAGTCGTTGTAATTCGTAAGGGTAACGGCCACTAAGTTGACCTTGCTTACCTTCTTCAACCTCGCTTAGTTCCTGTTGCAGTGCGCTTAGTGGTTTTAAAACCCATAATAAGTAAAAAAATTGCAACAACAGCAGAACGAATAAAATGGTGCTGCCCCATAGCCAAAGCTTGCTCTGGAAAGCGGTGAGTTGTTGTATAACAGGCGTTTTATCTTTTAATAAGTGTACTGTCAGGGCAAAGTCTTGTTCATTTGCGACAAAACTTACGCTAAAACTGTACAGTCGGTACGGGCGTTGTTGATAGCTAACATCTGTAAATTGCCCATTACCTACTGGCGGCTCATTTAAACGAAAGTCAATACTATTATCGGCGAATGATAATGAGCGCCATAATAGAGTTTGTTGTTGGCTAATAAAGGCGTATTGCCCAGAATCACTAGTATTGAAGTTAGGGTCAAGCAACACTTCAGGCATTTGCAATTGCTGATCGCTGACATCTGCAACCGCCAAAATGCTGTATGTATTGGCTATCAGCTCATTATCATGCGCTTGTTCCAGTTGTTGCTTTACAACCGTATTGAGTAACCAGGCTAAGGTTGGTACTAATATCAGCACCATAAACATAGCGCTGATCAGAATACGAAATGATAACGACCGAAAGTACTTATTAGCGCTTAGCATTATCTCCACCAACATCTCGATTGGCATCTCGAGCGCTTATGTCGACTAACATGTAGCCCTGACCGCGAAATGTTTCAATAAAACCATGGTTACCGTCGGGATCAAGCTTTTTACGCAAGCGACGAATAAATACCTCAATAACATTAGAATCAAGATCAAAATCTTCGTTATAAATATGCTCAGTTAAGGTAGCTTTTGAGTGTACTTCACCTAAGTGTAAAAACATATACTCTAACAGGCGGTATTCGCTGGCGCTTAAGTTGATTACCTGGCGATTAACACTGACTTGCTGACTTTTGGTATTGATCGCTAATGGACCATTTTCAATAACCGGGCTTGCCTGCCCTGCACTGCGACGAATTAACGCGTTTAAGCGCGCGAGGAGCTCTTCCATTATAAACGGCTTGGCGAGGTAATCATCTGCACCCGCGTCAAGGCCTGCTACCTTATCTTGCCAGTGATCACGTGCGGTAAGGATTAATATAGGGAAGTTGATCTGCTGTTTACGTAGCATTTCTATTAAGCTAATGCCATCGATAAAAGGCAAGCCAACATCGATAATAGCGGCATCGTAGGGAAATTCAGTCGCCTGAAATAAGCCAACTTTGCCATCTTCAGCAATATCAACACTAAATCCAGACTCTGTTAAGTTTTGTGCTAGCTGCTGTTGTAGATGCTTATCGTCTTCAACGACCAATATACGCATACGCTACCTTTTATTTGGAAACTTTGCCGGTTTGGGCATTTACTAAAGCGTAAATAATGTGGCCTTTATTGGTTAATAGCTTAACTCGGTAAGCCTTGCCATTAAGATCTTGTACTCCAAGCACTTTGCCGCCATATTTGTTTTTCGCCAATTTAGCAGCGTGTTGTTTGGATAAGACTTTACGTTGTTGCTTGATCTTTTGATGATGTGGTTTAAAAGACAGATCTTGACTTACCGGTAGTGCAGCAACGGCATTGACACTGAAGAACAACCAAGCTAACAACATATATTTCATAAAATTCAATGCTCTATCGTTTAATTATGGTGTTTAAATACACCTGCAAGTGTAAAAGATGCGCCATATTAAATAAACCTTTATCCGCCTAAAGATACCTGAGCTTAGCTGAACACTAGCTGAATAAAATTATCGGCATGCGTTCAGATTCTATTAAGTTAGCTTAGGTTTTAATAGCAACAAGCCCATACCAAAAAGGATAAGAGGTTTTCATGAAACAGCTTACGAGTACTCAGAGTATAGATAATCAACAAACATTTTTTCGTAGCTTGCTTTGGCTAGTGATGTTACTTGCCATCATCAACACGGCGCTTATCGTAAATAAAGCCTTTGCAAGTGAGCAAACATCAGCAAGTAGCCGCAGTTTAGCCAACTTTACACATGAGTTTGACGATACAGTACGCAAGCAATTGTTTTCATTACCTGCAACTGACTTAACAAAAAGTAAGCAGCGTTTACCTGAAAAGCTGCAGCGCTCAAGTAGCTTTGATCGACAAAGCAGTGATTATGGCATTACAGCGACCATGCATTATCAAAGTTTTAGTATTTATGATGCCGACAGCCGTTTATTCGATGATGAAGATTACGACGGCTACTATCAAACTTTTTCAGTTACTTTTGATGCCGATGTGATTTCTGGGAGCAGTGACCAAAGTGCAAGGGTGTACGCCCTACTGTACCTTAGTGAAAATAATGGTCCTTGGCAGCACTATTTCTCGACAGAAGACTTTGTAATTGTCGGCGATAGCAGTGAAGATGAGTATGAAGTATTTACCCAGTTGCTTGATGGTTATTACCCGAATGACTATGACGTTCTAATAGAGCTTTACCATGCCGATACGCAAGTATTGATTGCCACATTAAGTGCTGATGACAGCAATGCGTTATATGCATTACCACTTGAAAGCAGTGACTACGATGAGGTTTATGAAGATCACGTTGATGTTCATTACCACGGTAGTATCGGCTTATTTACGGCATTGTTTATGTTTTCTGTATTAATAATACGTAAGCAACGAAAATTCATTAGAAATCCGCGACTTTAGCCAGTAAAATTAGCCTATTTACAACAATAAACGGATTTCTTATGTCATTGTCAGTCGTTATTCTTGCTGCGGGTAAAGGTACCCGCATGCGCTCTTCCCTACCTAAAGTGTTACACAAGGTGGCGCATCAGCCGATGGTACAGCATGTGATTGACGCTGCACGCGCGGTAGATTCAGATAATATTTATCTTGTATATGGCTTTGGTGGTGAAGTACTTAAGGCGCAAATTAAAGGTGACGACTTAACGTTTGTTGAACAAGCTGAGCAATTAGGTACAGGTCATGCGGTTGATATGGCAAGCCCTTATCTAAAAGACGAAGAAGACGTGCTGGTGCTTTACGGCGATGTGCCATTAACGCAAGTATCGACTTTGCAACGCTTACTTACGGCAAAACCTGACGATGGTATGGGACTACTTACCGTGAAACTTGCTAACCCAACCGGTTATGGCCGTATTGTTCGTGATAATGGCACCGTCGTTGGTATTGTTGAACAAAAAGATGCAACCCCAGAGCAACTATTAATTGATGAATGCAACACGGGGATGTTGGTTGCGAACGGCGGTGATTTAAAGCGCTGGTTATCTAACCTCTCTAACGACAATGCTCAAGGTGAATACTACCTAACTGACATTATCGCTATGGCACACAGTGAAGGCAAAGTGATTGCGACGGCACACCCGGATAGCGAAATTGAAGTTGAAGGTGCTAACAATCGAGTGCAGCTGGCCAATTTAGAACGTGCTTACCAAGCCCGTCAAGCAGAAGAATTGATGATTGCAGGCGCCAGCTTACGCGATCCAAATCGTATTGACGTGCGTGGTAAAGTAACGGTTGGTAGCGAAGTTGAAATTGATGTGAACTGTATCTTTGAAGGTACGGTAAACCTAGCAGATAACGTTAAAATAGGCGCTAATTGCATCATTATTAACTCTGAAATTAAACATGGTGCAGTGATCAAGCCTAATTCGATAATTGAAAATGCGATTATTGGTGAAGGTTGTTCTGCAGGTCCATTTGCGCGCATTCGTCCTGGCAGTGAGATGAAACCTGACTCACACGTGGGTAACTTCGTGGAAATGAAAAAAACCACCATGGGTGAAGGTGCAAAAGCCGGTCACTTAACATACTTAGGTGATACTGAAGTCGGTAAAAACGTCAACATTGGTGCGGGTACCATAACTTGTAACTACGATGGTGTGAATAAATCGAAAACCATCATCAAAGACGGTGCCTTTATTGGTTCTAATGCCTCGTTAGTTGCTCCGGTTACGATTGGTGAAATGGCAACGACAGGCGCTGGTTCTACAATCACCAAAGATGTTGAAGACAATTCATTAGCAGTTGCGCGCACGAAGCAACGCAATATTAGCGACTGGGCTCGCCCGACCAAAAAAGATAGCTAAAAAGGTATATTAACCAACTCGTAATCAAGGGCGCTTTTGCGCCCTTTTCTTTACCTGCCGATTAAAGCATTCACACAAAACGCTAATCCTAAATTGTAAAGTTCACTGTAAACATTCAATAACATCAGATAGATAGTAGTTTTTTGAACGTTTGACGTAATCCTTATAGGTATGTTTAAGATAGTGCCTATACTTTGTTCCACGAAAATTCATTTTTGAGGAGACACTATGGCAAATGAAGGTTATCACGAACCCATAAATGAGCTATCTGACGAAACAAGAGATATGCACCGAGCTATAACATCGTTAATGGAAGAGTTGGAGGCCGTCGACTGGTATAACCAACGTATTGATGCTTGCAAAGATGACGAGCTCAAAGCGATATTGGCTCATAATCGAGATGAAGAAAAAGAACATGCCGCTATGGTCCTTGAATGGATAAGACGCCAAGACAGTACCTTTGATAAAGAGCTTAAGGATTACTTGTTTACCGACAAAAAGATAGCTCATAAATAACATCACCCTTCACCATACTCGACATTCAGATAGGTCCCTGTTCTAGGTGTCGAGTGTTTAGTTTGCTAAAATAGCGCCTTTTTGTGAGGTAAATCATGGAGGAAGCAATGCAATTAGCAGGTATTCATCATGTTGCAATCATTTGCTCTGACTATAACGTTTCTAAAGCCTTCTATACCGAGGTGCTTGGTTTTACTGTCGTTGCCGAACATTACCGAGCAACACGAAAATCCTATAAACTTGATCTAGCGTTACCAAGCGGTGAGCAAATTGAGTTGTTTTCATTTCCTGATGCTCCTGCCCGAGTTAGCCGACCAGAAGCGCAAGGCTTGAGGCATTTAGCCTTTCGAGTAGCGAGTGTAGATCGCTATGCGACATACTTACAAGATAATGGTGTCGAGGTCGAACCGATCCGTATCGACGAATATACCGGCAAACGCTTCACGTTTTTTCAAGATCCTGATGGCTTACCACTCGAGTTATATGAGCAATAAAAACTGATCAGTGTTTGATATGACATATAAATTGCTCTTGGTTGTTTGATAAGGTTGCTAACATGCCAGCCTCTGCTATGAGTTAATAAAGATTTAGTAGATAAACGACATGTAACGCCAACAATGAATAAACATAGCCACAACGAAGGCGATGATGATAACAATGACAAAATAAAACCGTCATCATCTGCATCGTGCCATCATTGCGATGATGCAAGCGATCCTGATAGTAAACACGCGATAGATTGGTTATTTTGGGGTTCTTTTTTATCGGTTTTTGCGCTTTACATTACAAGCCTTCTTCCCATACATAGCCTCGTTGAGGCACCTTGGCTAGTAACTATGGTAGATACGGTTAAACATATGGTGCACGCCATGTGGTGGGGTGTGGTTATAGGTATCGTATTCATAGGTGTATTAGGTAAAGTACCGCGTCAATTTATTATGTCGATATTAGGGCGAGGTGGTACGCTTACGGGACTATTACGTGCCACCGCTGCAGGCGTGTTACTGGATTTGTGTAGTCATGGTATTTTGATGGTGGCAAGCAAGTTATATGACCGCGGCGCCAGCATTGGCCAAGTCATTGCTTTTTTGCTTGCTAGCCCATGGAATTCCTTTTCTTTAACCTTGGTATTAATTGGTTTAATCGGTTGGCAGTGGACCCTTGCGTTCATCGTCATGTCTATGTTGATAGCCATCGTTACTGGTTGGTTGTTTGAACTGTTAGTGGCGCATCGCTGGTTGCCAGCCAACCATAATCAACAGCAAACACCCCAAGATTTTCACTTTTTTAAAGAGGCTAAACTACAGTTGGCTAGTCACCAATTTGATATGAGCTTCTTCAAGGATGTTTTAGTGAGTG from Thalassotalea sp. Sam97 harbors:
- a CDS encoding DUF3300 domain-containing protein, with protein sequence MNKQRHRGIARLALIAASLALTTVSVQASEANNATVSASQQQYSQAELEQMLAPIALYPDALLTHILVASTYPLEVVQAERYVSNNQHLSKQQLIDKGNEMQWDPSIIALLPFKDVLNKMSSELRWTEQLGDAFLTDEDQVMASVQSLRQKAWDAGTLNNIDNMTVSQDQQTIIIQPVQKEVVYVPYYDSRRVYGHWAWSAFPPVYWHYAHHRHHGHHHSPFHWSPAITISDGWFIFGVQWRFGHVVVHHHDHHRHYYKRYYNRHKHHYIRHKRSYSHGHYDRRQEHISVGGQRKPIAVSNSHRWQHKHHDRRLRREQALNKHKVHHEVKRPQPVKVQHGSKPSLGDRKPVHHKVNDHKVSEHKRPQHKVHERKHEPQRHKQLERREIKRHEVKRHEVKRHEVKREAKAINHRQHHRQEKPRGHQRHEMREKH
- a CDS encoding ATP-binding protein; its protein translation is MLSANKYFRSLSFRILISAMFMVLILVPTLAWLLNTVVKQQLEQAHDNELIANTYSILAVADVSDQQLQMPEVLLDPNFNTSDSGQYAFISQQQTLLWRSLSFADNSIDFRLNEPPVGNGQFTDVSYQQRPYRLYSFSVSFVANEQDFALTVHLLKDKTPVIQQLTAFQSKLWLWGSTILFVLLLLQFFYLLWVLKPLSALQQELSEVEEGKQGQLSGRYPYELQRLADQLNSLINSLHHQQQRFANALSDLAHSLKTPLAVLNNQRQLDDSGKQQLQAMSGIIEHQLKRAQSGGDIAWHVGINIAQTIEKLANTMSKIYFDKQLDITLRLDNNATFKGDERDLMEIIGNILDNACKAANKQVLITLTEHEAHSFVVIEDDGPGIDEAQQQAILQRGVRADTYQAGHGIGLAIVRDLVTSYGGSIDIARSSELGGAKFSIQLQ
- a CDS encoding response regulator transcription factor, which codes for MRILVVEDDKHLQQQLAQNLTESGFSVDIAEDGKVGLFQATEFPYDAAIIDVGLPFIDGISLIEMLRKQQINFPILILTARDHWQDKVAGLDAGADDYLAKPFIMEELLARLNALIRRSAGQASPVIENGPLAINTKSQQVSVNRQVINLSASEYRLLEYMFLHLGEVHSKATLTEHIYNEDFDLDSNVIEVFIRRLRKKLDPDGNHGFIETFRGQGYMLVDISARDANRDVGGDNAKR
- a CDS encoding PepSY domain-containing protein, with amino-acid sequence MKYMLLAWLFFSVNAVAALPVSQDLSFKPHHQKIKQQRKVLSKQHAAKLAKNKYGGKVLGVQDLNGKAYRVKLLTNKGHIIYALVNAQTGKVSK
- a CDS encoding choice-of-anchor H family protein; this encodes MKQLTSTQSIDNQQTFFRSLLWLVMLLAIINTALIVNKAFASEQTSASSRSLANFTHEFDDTVRKQLFSLPATDLTKSKQRLPEKLQRSSSFDRQSSDYGITATMHYQSFSIYDADSRLFDDEDYDGYYQTFSVTFDADVISGSSDQSARVYALLYLSENNGPWQHYFSTEDFVIVGDSSEDEYEVFTQLLDGYYPNDYDVLIELYHADTQVLIATLSADDSNALYALPLESSDYDEVYEDHVDVHYHGSIGLFTALFMFSVLIIRKQRKFIRNPRL